The segment TCGCTGCAAATACTCCAACTCTGTAGTTCTTGTCATGCAGATTGTCCTAGAATATTATTTTATAGGCCTATTTTATACTTTGGGGGCAGAGGCAAACAGATCATTTAATTAAGAATATAGGTAAGTATTAGTCAGCTAAGAATTTTAGTTGCATACAGTCTTTGTGTAGTGACCGGATATTCGATTATAAGATTTTTCAAGTCAGTCAGGATGAGAAACAACTGTGAGCCTGTCCCAGATAAACACTGTTCAGCTGAACATAGGAATATAACAGACCTAGATGTTAGATGCTGATACACTGACTAGATGTGATAGATGTGAATGTCTCTGTCAGATTTATatactgatttgtttttttctagagGCTTTAGGCTAATTATCATGGTAATAACAGTAatcagctgcagcagaatgtaatgaaattcctttTTTGATTTTTGTATGAAACGGCCACGGTGATTTCACATGTTCTTTCAACACTAACGTAATTTctgcacagacagagagcaacTTCTTATAGTCAAGCTAATCTAATTGAGAGCGACAGAGCTGCGGTgctaatgaatgaatgcatgaatgaaaggATGTCCCTGAGCTCAACTGTGCCGTCAGATTGTGCCACGTCTTGACACCTAGGTGCTGTCTCGCTTACTTTGAAGATGCAGCGTCTGCCCCTTTGATGATTAGATCACGGTGACTGTTAAATGGATGTCAGTTAGCATGATGGTGACAGCGTCTTGTGATTGTGCTTGATAGTCCTGTAGTGTTAGTATATGCTTCCATAGTGCATGGTGACACATGAGCAGACGTCACTTAGCGTAATGTTGACAGTGGCAGCTGACTGTTCACTGGTTGATACTTGACACACACTTCCAGGAGATGACTGGATGAAAAACGATGACACAGCCTTAATGTTGTTGATGAACTAATGATGAACTTTCTCAAGGGGACACTGGATCCTCATAGAAAAGAATAGgatatacataaaaaaaaaatatatatatatatatgctgtatatatacagcatatatatgAAACATAATGAAGATTAAAGATACAGCATCATCGTCGTGCTAATTCAGAGGTCCAATTGGCTTGAAATAATTCTCGCTATGTAACAGATGTTAGCAAATTTACAAACTTACAGTAAAGTACGATTTGAACGGCATGTATTTTTTATGGTTGGTACTGACACtgatatcaatattttgtgctgctattcagtatctttaaatgtgaccattttcatgcccaaaaattacaagtattcagtgttcaagaattttattcttgtcagcatttagaccatcatgggacactaaaactctccattgaaaccaatactatTGAAATGAATTTCATGTTAGCAGCTAATTTATTAACAGAAAACATTAGCGAACAATTAACCTCCATCATATGGGAAGTGGAGGagactgactggccaatatctgatatttaatgtGCGATATGTCGGTCTAACCCTATAGTCCAGTGCAAGAGCCTGTATCTGCGGGGTGTGCCATGGTGCATTGTTGGCTAAACACATTATCAGATGTACAGAgcagatgtgcaaatgtgcattgttagctattattattatatttactgAAGGAAGTAACACATGTACAGGTGATGTGCAGAGACAGAGATCAGAGGAACAGGGTGCATCGTGACAGTTAATAACAATGTTTTTGTCAGTCCACTGCACTGTTGAGTTCTACTGTACATGTGTAACCTATAGGCACCAAACCGGTCGCCTATAGTTTCTGCTATGTGAGAACTTCCCCAACTGCCCGTAATGAGGGTTTACTCAGCAATACATGAAATGGATAAACTACTGACTCACTATGACTCATTTGCGTGATACACTCAATCTACACTGGCCCCTTCCTTTTAAAGCAGTCACATGCTTCCATTTCTTGCTGTTAACGGAGAGAGGATGGTACACAGTGTCCCCACTAATGACAAAACATCTGAGTCCCCTTACAGGAGACAGAGAACagcgggaggtggaggaggggggacgTGTTGACTGTAATTCAGGAAATTACAAACACCTTGAGAGATGAACTCTCAAGGGTCAATATTAATATTCATGAATACAAAATGTTCCGAGCCGAGAAAGCTCATTATCTTAGCGGCAAAGAGTAACTGAATTCCTAAGCTTGATGCGCACGAGTTGTGTGACTGCAAAACAAGCACAGAAGAAGTTGGATTGATGGTTTTTCCTCCAAAACATAGATTGACCCTTGGTAGATGTGAGCAATATTTCATATcgttgctgtcaggtgaaaaccttgtatctccaaaatgtcagtttttcagAAACTAAGAACAACAGACCGCAATGCATGTTAGAGTTTATCCAATCgcatttgaaaaggtttcatttgCACCAAGGACTATACAATTTCCTCAACTCATAGAGCAGCATTTAATCATTCAGTTgaacttaaagggtaacttaggtatttttcaacctggaccctatttccccatctttttgtgtctaagtgactaaaggggacaacaatttttgaattTGTATTGAGTGAGATCGCCACAGCCAGCAGCCACGAAatgagctgcaatgtaatccgacggtggtggaagtgcttgtttttgccactgacaggctcagactgttattataagtgtctgacaacattatggaaaggaccctacagagaaatgaaatgtttttctttacctttcgcttgatccggtctgtgtgtaaccaagtctcgctcaagtctcgcgagagttgagttgttgcaggaagttacacacagaccgttgtcagacacttataataacaatctgagcctgtcagtggcaaaaacaagcacttttagtggacgtacattgacggttcacatttgccccgtcggattacattgcagctcgtttcgcggctgccggctgaagcgatctcgctcaatactggaccaatttcaaaaattgttgtcccgtTTAgccacttagacacaaaaagatggggaaatagggtccaggttgaaaaataccgaagttaccctttaaaacatgaaaatcagccaAATTGGAGGTTTtgacatgacaacagcgatatattTATCACTGGGCGTGCTCCACCTGTCTGGTTGTGTCGGGTCGGGTCGGGGTGGCTGGGTGAAGAGGAGGTAAAGGAAGGAGACTGTGCCTCGACACAATGGTGAAACAGCCAGGAAGTGTGTTGGTCTAGTTTATTCTGATCCTCTGTTACAGAACAGCCCCTCCCTGACCccgtccccccctccccctccccttctacACCACAGGGGTCTGTTATGCCCTCCACATCCTGCCAGGCCAGCCATCAGCACACAATGATCCTAATACTAATGGGACGTGGGTGGAGGAAGGTGAAGGAGTTATAGATGGGTAtggcgaaagagagagagaggaggaggggggggggggggggttgttatgAGAAATAGATTGAGTAAGAGTTGGGGGTGCTGAGGATCCTGGGGCCTTGTgtgttaggagagagagagcaggagtggAGGCGAAACGGAGCGAAGCAGCGAGGGTCGGGGGGCCTGGACCGGAAGCCCTCCCTCCcgcttcctccccctccctgcatTGCGTCAGCTGTGATTATTTCGCTGGCAGCGCTCGGTGGAAGAAATGCGAGCAGATGTGAATGTTTTGGAAGGAGACGAGGAGCAGAGTGGGTGGGGTTTTGGGCCGCCGAGAGATGGAGTTTGGGTCGAAAACGTTTCACTGCCCAAAAAGGCCATGCGCGGGACGGCTCGGCGCTCGCGAACCTAAATAGTTTCGCCGTTGAGTAGCAGAGGTTTTTTTCCTCTCGGCTCCCCAAATGGGCAACGGCAGCGTTTCACAAGGCGAGCGTTGATTGCGTGAGGTGGCAAGGATCCTCCTCTGGTTCTGATTCACTGTTTGACTTAGGCGCTAGTTCATTTTGCCGAAAATAtcccacagaaaatgttgaacTTGAAGACTGAGATGAGTCTGAACCTACATTCCTATTCCGTCACACTGAATCACACACTGGAAAAAATGAGGAAATTACTGTGTGTAATTGTACAGTACGTTCCACTCACTGCCAAGAAAACCAAACCATATGATTTGAAGTTCTCACCCTAgttatgtttatatgtgtgccTCCTTTtttcactggtgtgtgtgtgtgtgtgtgtgtgtgtgtgtgtgtgtgtgtgtgtgtgtgtgtgtgtgcgtgtgtgtgtgtgtgtgcgtgtgcgtgtgcgtgtgcgtgtgcgtgtgcgtgtgcgtgtgcgtgtgcgtgtgtatccATGCTGGATTTGTGACTCCCGATGTATACATTAAGGTTCAGGAGCCTTTGTTGGGGTTCAGGTTAGGAATCTAAAGGAAGAGGTGTAACCGTGTAagaagattgtgtgtgtgtgtgtttgtgtgtgtgtgtgtgtgtgtgtgtgttacagctggcCGTCTGGGCCTGTATGTCATGGCTGTGGTCCAGAGCTAACATTCCACCGCTCTTCTGTAATATCGCACAGCCTGATGGGTACAGACTGTGCTCCTTTTCTCAGCACATAGCCTAGTGTTTACgttttctaatttttttttctttctttctcactgctctttttttcttttctttttttttccttctcttttcttccctcctcagATTCGACATCTACAGGAAAGTACCAAAAGATCTCACCCAGCCCACATACACAGGAGCTTTCAGTGAGTACAGTAGTACAGTCCTCCATGCACATATTGGAGTTATAAGGTTCTAtatgacgttttttttttttttaatcaaaattgagttatccgcATATTCTTAAATCTTTGATCcttgttactttatgcttgtgtattgttttttaaaattattttattaaatcaTATTCATCCAATTTCCctttgaaactgaaactgagctATAAAACTAAAGATACATTTCACTACATAACGGTTTTGCCCACTGGGATGTCAAAACTGTGATGCTCAATATCTGAGAACTGCACTTCACCCAGATACAACCGTGATAATTCTAAACTCATGATTTTACCTGTGCTGTCTATAGTCAACAAACGGAAAAGGCAAGACTAAGcagaaggaaaaaacaaaacacgaaaaacacacttgcacagCAAGTGAGATTATGTGGGAACATCTATTTAGTATGTTGACTTTTGCATATTTGGCTTTCTACAAAATGTGCAACTCTAAAATGGCAAGAATGTTAATTGTAAGCAGATAGACTCTTAGCATTTGCTAGTAAGTCACCtgcatgcattttcatcagCAGGTACATAGAGAGaaaggtaccaggtaccaggtaaggAGGTGGATTCAAAGAGGAACAGTTTAGAAGGGGGAGGAGCTGGCAGCTGTAATTCAAGTACCTGCCTGTCCCAGTGTAGAGGTATATCccaagggagggggggagagggagggtgtggggtggggtggcggATACTGGGAAGTACCTGTTTGAGCACAGCTACTATGGTAAGAATGTTAATGATCATGTTCTGTCATCGCCACAGGCGACCGAGACCTCATCAGCGAGATCTGAATGCTTTTCCTGTTAGGTCATGTGTTTTCCTGTTTGTCATCAATCAGTCACTGTGTAGACATCGATTGCAGTGATTATTCACCGCTTGATAGGATGCAAACAATGTGATGATGAAGTTTTTGCTTTGCTCAATCAATTGCTAGTATTGGTTATTCATCGGCCAACCCCTAACAAAATTGATCATCGAATGGGTGGGGAGCGCTGTCATTGAATAATCCTCACTTCAGATATTTTCCAACAGATTCAAACACCGTCCCAGTTTACAAAGAACagagtgtttttttattattttttatgaatAAGCCATAGATTCCACAAAAGAGGAAATGGATGGGAGTTCTTCCTGTACTCAGTCGACACCCTTCCTGCCTCGATCTACTTGAACCCGCTGCCTCGGGTGAGGGCATCGGGTTGATTTAGGTATTAGGTCGCAGTTATTGTGTCGCCCGCAGCAGGGAAACTCACATTATGGCTCGTCTAGTTCAGAGGCAACCGCAAACAGACTCCCCCTCTTCACAAAAGGCCAAATATTTGACCCCGCgccttttgttatttttttagagCCACATTCCACTGAGTTCAATTTTTACGGTATTTACTTGGTACAGTACTGCTGTTTTTGCCATGGTGGTTTTCTGTCATTCTTGCCTTGATAGGATGAAACCCTTGTTTGATGGTTTTTCCATCATGATATTTGTTTTGAAACCATTCTGTGCTGATAGAAAGTTCTcatgtgtttctgttgtgtCTGGAAAATGTACCTTAGACAGGACAAAAACGGCACATTTCATAAAAGAAATGCTATACTAGTGTCTGATGTCACTTTTATTATGAAAAGCCTTTTCATTGTGTCATTGTGTTGTAATCGCTGTGTCACAACCTCTTTGTCAGGATTATAGCACAGTGAATCAGCTTTATAATACACTGACACTACTATCAAGCGTCACTTTCAAGCAATGGAAACGCAGTGTGTGAACACTGGGAAGGATGAGTTGGGGTTACGCCTCAAGCTTAAATGAAACCACCCGTGTGATATGTTTGTAAATGATTTTGGATTGtcattttttccattgtggAGCTGCTGAAGCTGAGATCAGTAACCCATTACTCTGGTCTGTAGTAATCCCTTTCCAGTAACGTGCCCTTTGAGGCCTGGGAAGAATTACGTGTCCTTTGATGAACCTGAATTGGTGGCCTATGTGTCATAGCGACACTCCCTATTGTTTGTGCCTTAGTTAAACATTACCTTCTGTAAAGCCTCGGCCAGCCACAGGTCGGCCTGTGACGCCCTGCCAACCACAGGGTCATGTGACTGCATGATCCTACGAGACTGTTGCCACGTAAACAAGCCTCACCTGCTGAGTGAGAGCTTTCTGACTCAGGCAGTCACCATACCGGATAGACCACAGTTGCGCAGATACAGATCAGTTACCCCTAAATTTATCTTAGTAAACACATGACAGCGTTTTATATGATCCGTTGGCTGATTATTTTGACATATTACaaacaagataaaatgaaacttgcGGCCTGGCCTTTTCTCCTTTTAAGCACACTCCTTCTTTTGGCTCAAATTCAACAAGAatgcttattattatttaagGTTCAACATCCTAATTTGGTTTCTGGCTAACTTTGAGTTCAGTCTTCTGCGGTGAAGCTGCTCCGTAGGAGTCGTGTTTGGTCTAGGTGATTatcagtgtgtgagtttgtCTCAGGAAACCTAAAATGACCTGTTTGTAGGATTTACGTAGCATGAGCTCACCCTCCTCAAAGCAGATATGCTGTAATGGCTGCCTGGTGCGTTGGCATTAAAGATGTAATGACTGAAGGAGGGTCTTTAAAAAGCGGTGTAATGGCAAGCTTAACACCACTAGTAAAACATAGCTATTTAGAGAACATTTTTATGACTCTGCTGTGATTTCATTAATGTCAATAGCTTAGGTCAGTCATTCCTAAATGGTAGAACAGCGTGGCTCATTTAGTTTGGACTATGCCTTGAAACGCTGCTGTAATTTGAGCTCattctgaaaaacataaaaccccATTTGAGCAACAGTGGTCTAAATTTAAACAAGGTACGCTTTCTAACTcccatcctctcttcctctctccctccacagttTCCATCCTCTGCTGTGTCTTCATGCTCTTCCTGTTCCTGTCTGAACTGACGGGATTCATAGCCACTGAAATGTAGGTACCACAACACCCAACCTCCGAATGACCGTTTGTCTCGTAACATCCTGCAGCTGAAACACAGAAACCTCCAGATAATACAGTTCCTCTGTTGCCACACAGGACCCCACAGTATGAAACATGCAGGACAGGGACTTAATCATGAATGTCAATGCCCTCATTATGATGTATTCTGTTGGCTCAGTGTCGTAACCAACAAATGGAGACAATTTTCACACAGGAAATTGGCTTTGTGCATGCGTCAGCCGCTCGGCGCTGTGCAAGAGACTTGGGGAGGGAGTGACAGGAAGGAAATTACATTGACAAAGATACACCAATGCTCTTTTCTTGCAATTTTGGTACGAGGCGAACCCCCAGCTGTTAAGGTGCTGTGTAAAGAACGCATGACGGGAGAAGAAATAGCCTCATTATAAATGGTTTtcaaatgaaactcttcaagcTTTTCTGCTCtcgttaaatgtttttttttttttttcattcagcttATCTAACCTTTGCCTCCTGTGTGTTCATCTTGTGTTGACAGTGTAAATGAACTGTATGTGGATGATCCTGATAAAGACAGTGGTGGGAAGATAGATGTGAGTTTAAACATCAGTTTGCCAAACTTACACTGTGATTGtgagtatatatacatacatatatcaAATACAACTCTTAATTTCTCTATTACACTCCCTGTCTGTATGCACTACTGTCTtcttttttacactttttatgGCCTCCTTTTTTACAAGTTAATGCTTTCTTTGCCCTGCCGCTCTTATCAGACAgcctcagtgtcttgctctcATTATCCTGCGCTATCATTCAGCATGGCATATTGGCGGAGGACAAATGATGCCCTAGATAGAGAAGTAGATTGAAGTAAATTGCATAATGGTTTGTTTACTTGGCTGTcttctgtgttgtgtttttacgGATCCTAGATAACACTTAGACTTGAGCCCAGCCTCCCGTCTCTTTCGCCCCCGTTTGATCTAGCACCGATTCACAGTCCCGATCCGCGTCTGACACAAAGTTGTCCTCTGTCGGCTCATCTACTGTACTGCGATGTCAGAAGTGGGCAGGCCCAGTGAACCGAGCCAGGACAGAGAGCAGTCACTGGTTATTTGCTCCGTATGACTCCCCTCAGAAACTATGCCCAATGACAAATCGCGCAGGCaacgagaacacacacacacacacacaacgcgtTCCCTCACatccgtgcacacacacgcccgAGGCTTGGgcagcagagaaaacacacaaatcattcAAGCTCAATCTCCAAAAATGGCAAAGCTAATAAATGGTCGTGTGAAAAATTAAGTCCAGATTTTTTGAGAGCGAGGCTTTGGCATCCAGACGCACAGCTGCTGGCCATGTGTTTAGAAGACCTCACTCATGGCATGCCTAAACAAAGACTGTCTACTGCTGTATCCCATTAAAGCTCTTGATGATTGTATGTATGGcggttttgtttatttgcagaatTAAAACTTTTCAGCAGAAATGTGCGGCGGTCTTAAAtacccacacccacacatcggtctaaccctactgcAGCTTAGCGTAATGGATTGAAAACCGCTCGTCTCCCAGCGGGTTAATATTGTACATCAGGTTATTTTCCAGCCTGCCAAACGGTTATCATCTGTTACAAATTCACTTGTAGAGAAAGATCATCGTGTCATCATGGAAAGCTGGCATTTCCGTCTCTCTTGACTGTGTATCTGTTTCACCTTGTGAAGCTGTTCCAGAGTTAGACGCGCTCTCCCTCCGGCGACCTTTACGCCTAGCCAACGCTTGATTTGTGACTTCATGGAAAAGCAGAAACATGTGTAATAACCTTATAAtaatccccccccacacacacccacacctccCTAAGATCCACTTTGCATGAACAGactttaaatgttaaatgtcttAAAAAGGAGAAACGGCCAGCGCACTGGAAGACTTAACTTATATTGGTGCACTGTATTTTGAGAGTGCCACTGGAGCGgatgggcggggggggggggggggtgaactTGTCTCAAATGTCAAAGGTCAGACAGACGGCATGTGGCGGTTTCAGCACACATCCAGCAGACGTCCCTCTCCGCTGTGCTAgccaacacacagacagcctcTGAAAATAGGCCACTGCCAGTGTGCcaacacagacagagcagcctctggggggagggggggggagggtgtgtgtgtgtgtgtgtgtgtgttcactcaaGACTAGATGGAAAAACACAGGCAGAGCGTCACTGAGCGGTATGGTCAGGATAGGTAGGTCTGTTTGGCCGAGTCAGCACCTCTCTGTCAGATGGCGCTTTGGCCTTTACGTCGTTGGTTTATTCTGTGGGTCAACACTGATATTCTgaattctcttcctcttcctctttctctctctgtgtgttaatAAAATGCttgttttggtgattttaatgtaCTAAAAAAAAGACTGGGACCGGCAGAGGATGTGACCACTCTGCTTCAtgttcttcccttttttttctccttcccgtctctctcccatcttgtTTTCCTCAGTGGTGGGTTTGGACATCCAGGATGAGATGGGTCGCCATGAGGTCGGCCACATAGACAACTCAATGAAGGTTGCCCTCAACCAGGGCTATGGCTGCCGCTTTGAGGGAGAGTTCACCATCAACAAAGTAAGGCCTCCCCTCACCGATCCCCCTTCGGAGAGAGGCAGAAGTCTGTTTTGTGCCCAGTAATTACATTATGAGGGACCGGATAAGAAGCATTGGAATTTAAGTGGAACATAACCTTTAAGACTATGCGTTTGTTTATCTGTCTCGGAGTTTAATACAGGAGCTGGACGCCGCCTCAGAGGAATGAGGCCGGCCTGCGTATTCCTCCAGTCTAAATTGAGTTATGTTAAATGGAAGAGCGTGCTCGAGGATAGGCATCAGTTACGTCGGAGTGTATAGTCTGGGCCCTGCAAGCCCTTTTTGTCCTGACACCCGTGTTTTGCGTCACTCTTTCCAGTACGCTTAAAATGATTAACCCAGCGGTTGCGCATTTGACGCTCTTACTTGGTTAAATGTACAAGCTGAAAGAGCGGGAGAGCTAAGCACCTGTGGAATAATTGGGAAATTTTGTGGAACATGTTAAGTGGTTTGATGTTTATCCTCCCACAAAGAACATTGTAATTTCCAACTGATTGTGTATTCAAACTCGGTCATTTAACTAACTAAATGTACTGCAAGGACTATTGGCACTCACTAAcctagctctgtgtgtgtgtctgtgtgtgtgtgcgtgtgtgtgtgtgtgtcttcaggtaCCAGGAAACTTCCACGTGTCGACACACAGCGCCACAGCGCAGCCCCAGAGCCCCGACATGACCCACACCATCCACAAGCTGGCCTTCGGAGAAAAGCTCCAGGTCAGGACTCTATTATTCAGGACCTGCCTATCTCGCATTCTATCGACccctatctcacacacacatacgcacatactgtgtgtatatacacccacacatacacatgcacaatggAGGTAGATAAGATCCAGCTAGGTCaaaatacctctctctctctcttttctgtctattCTCACGCAGGTACAGAAAGTCCAGGGCGCCTTCAATGCGTTAGGAGGGGCGAACAGGCTGGCATCAAATCGTACGTACGCTCTCTGTATCTCCGCTCATCACCATGACGTCGCTGCGTTGAACTATGTGCTATTTAAGCGTGCTTACTTCTTGACATGGGATGGTGTGTTGATGAGACACCTAGTGGACagtccaatccaatccaatgcAGTTTGAATGGAGACAGCTGACACTGCATCTCAAATGGAAGGCTTTCAGCTAGTTGTGTCACTACTGAAACTACATCCATTTTAGGACATtgaagaaacattttttttattgaaatgattccccccccccccccccccttgcagCTCTGGCCTCGCATGACTACATCCTGAAGATTGTTCCGACGGTTTATGAAGACCTATCGGGCAAACAGAGGTTCTCGTACCAGTACACGGTAGCCAACAAGGTACCGtatcccttctcctctttttcgaGTGTGATCGTGTTGTTTGTGTGACCGTCCGTCCCAACATATGGCCAGGAACATGTGTTGCCATGTCTCCCTCTCCACTTGCCCACTCACCCGGAAGTGAATGCTCAACCCCCAGTGACTGGAAAGGCTCCTAGATGTCAACAAACCATAAACACACTAGTTCCTAGAATCCCCTTGACTTACAGCTGGGTTCAGAGTGTGGAGTAACAACAGTGGCAGTCGGCTGTGAACTGGGGGGGGATGAGGGCCGGAGCaaaaaaatgttccaaaatCTCATCAACAAAGCATGAAAAATGTTTGAGTACAACAACCTTCATGTTTAACACATTCATGTTAAATTTATAGTGTATATGAACAAATCTGATGTTAGCCAATAAcaaacatgacatcacatcacagtataccctcctccctctatctttaCTAAGGTTTAGtcagttttgttgtttattcATGTTTAGTGAATCATTCATGAGTTCAAATTATGAGCACATGACCTCTGACATCACAACAACATTGGTCTTGGATAaacaccactactactgctgaagATAATCATTATTTAACACTTAAAGTTATACAGTTACACAGTCCTAGGCAAAATATTTTGATCATAAGACATAAGATTTTGATCTTTAGTCAGTGACGACCCTACGCATGAAAACATATGTGCCTGAATTCCTAACATGTTTGTCTTTGTCCGTGTCTCCCGTAGGAGTATGTGGCGTACAGCCACACAGGCAGGATCATCCCGGCCATCTGGTTCCGATACGACCTCAGTCCAATCACAGTCAAGTACACAGAGAGGAGGCAGCCGTTCTACCGCTTCATCACTACAGTGAGTTAACTGTCCTCCACAGGAAAAGATCTCTCATCGATTTATTTAAATTCAGCACCCTAAA is part of the Centroberyx gerrardi isolate f3 chromosome 16, fCenGer3.hap1.cur.20231027, whole genome shotgun sequence genome and harbors:
- the ergic1 gene encoding endoplasmic reticulum-Golgi intermediate compartment protein 1, coding for MPFDVRRFDIYRKVPKDLTQPTYTGAFISILCCVFMLFLFLSELTGFIATEIVNELYVDDPDKDSGGKIDVSLNISLPNLHCDLVGLDIQDEMGRHEVGHIDNSMKVALNQGYGCRFEGEFTINKVPGNFHVSTHSATAQPQSPDMTHTIHKLAFGEKLQVQKVQGAFNALGGANRLASNPLASHDYILKIVPTVYEDLSGKQRFSYQYTVANKEYVAYSHTGRIIPAIWFRYDLSPITVKYTERRQPFYRFITTICAIIGGTFTVAGIIDSCIFTASEAWKKIQIGKMS